From Neomonachus schauinslandi chromosome 12, ASM220157v2, whole genome shotgun sequence, the proteins below share one genomic window:
- the C12H7orf25 gene encoding UPF0415 protein C7orf25 homolog produces the protein MSAHSMLCERIAIAKELIKRAESLSRSRKGGIEGGAKLCSKLKAELKFLQKVEAGKVAIKESHLQSTNLTHLRAIVESAENLEEVVSVLHVFGYTDTLGEKQTLVVDVVANGGHTWVKAIGRKAEALHNIWLGRGQYGDKSIIEQAEDFLQASHQQPVQYSNPHIIFAFYNSVSSPMAEKLKEMGISVRGDIVAVNSLLDHPEELQPSESESDDEGPELLQVTRVDRENILASVAFPTEIKVDVCKRINLDITTLITYVSALSYGGCHFIFKEKVLTEQAEQERKEQVLPQLEAFMKDKELFACESAVKDFQSILDTLGGPGERERATMLIKQINVVPDQPSERALRLVASSKINSRSLTIFGTGDTLKAITMTANSGFVRAANNQGVKFSVFIHQPRALTESKEALATPLPKDYTTDNEH, from the coding sequence ATGTCTGCACACTCCATGCTCTGTGAACGAATCGCCATAGCCAAGGAACTGATCAAGAGAGCAGAATCACTTTCTAGATCAAGAAAAGGTGGCATAGAAGGTGGTGCAAAGCTGTGCAGCAAATTGAAGGCAGAATTAAAATTCCTGCAGAAAGTAGAAGCCGGGAAAGTAGCTATTAAGGAATCCCATTTACAGAGCACTAATCTGACACACCTAAGAGCCATTGTGGAATCAGCAGAAAACCTGGAAGAAGTTGTTAGTGTTCTTCATGTCTTTGGTTACACAGATACCTTGGGAGAAAAGCAGACCCTTGTGGTGGATGTAGTTGCAAATGGTGGTCATACTTGGGTGAAAGCCATTGGCCGAAAGGCTGAAGCTCTCCATAACATTTGGCTGGGCAGGGGCCAGTATGGTGACAAAAGTATCATTGAACAGGCTGAAGACTTCCTCCAGGCCAGTCACCAGCAGCCTGTGCAGTATAGCAACCCTCACATCATCTTTGCATTTTACAACAGCGTCTCCAGCCCCATGGCAGAGAAGCTCAAAGAAATGGGCATTTCTGTGAGAGGAGACATAGTGGCAGTTAACTCTCTGTTAGATCACCCTGAAGAGCTCCAGCCGAGTGAGAGTGAGTCGGATGACGAGGGCCCTGAACTTTTGCAGGTGACCAGAGTGGACCGAGAAAATATCCTAGCAAGTGTTGCGTTTCCAACGGAAATTAAGGTCGATGTGTGCAAAAGAATAAATCTGGACATTACTACTTTAATCACATATGTATCTGCCCTCAGCTATGGAGGCTGCCACTTTATCTTCAAAGAGAAAGTGCTTACGGAACAagcagagcaagagaggaaagagCAGGTTTTACCACAGCTGGAGGCATTTATGAAGGACAAGGAGTTGTTTGCTTGTGAATCTGCTGTCAAGGACTTTCAGTCTATTCTAGATACCTTAGGAGgacctggggagagagagagggccactatgctaattaaacaaattaatgtGGTGCCAGATCAGCCTTCTGAGCGTGCCTTGAGACTAGTGGCCAGTTCAAAAATCAATAGCCGCTCATTAACAATTTTTGGGACGGGAGACACTCTAAAAGCCATCACCATGACTGCCAATAGTGGTTTTGTCAGAGCTGCCAACAACCAGGGTGTTAAGTTTAGTGTGTTTATCCATCAGCCCAGAGCACTTACTGAGAGCAAAGAGGCTCTAGCCACCCCCTTACCAAAAGACTACACAACTGACAATGAACACTAA
- the PSMA2 gene encoding proteasome subunit alpha type-2: MAERGYSFSLTTFSPSGKLVQIEYALAAVAGGAPSVGIKAANGVVLATEKKQKSILYDERSVHKVEPITKHIGLVYSGMGPDYRVLVHRARKLAQQYYLVYQEPIPTAQLVQRVASVMQEYTQSGGVRPFGVSLLICGWNEGRPYLFQSDPSGAYFAWKATAMGKNYVNGKTFLEKRYNEDLELEDAIHTAILTLKESFEGQMTEDNIEVGICNEAGFRRLTPTEVKDYLAAIA; encoded by the exons ATGGCGGAGCGCGGTTACAGCTTTTCGCTGACTACATTCAG ccCATCTGGTAAACTTGTCCAGATTGAATATGCTTTGGCTGCTGTAGCTGGAGGAGCCCCTTCAGTGGGAATTAAAG ctgcaaaTGGTGTGGTATTAGCaactgagaagaaacagaaatccatTCTGTATGACGAGCGAAGTGTACACAAAGTGGAACCAATTACCAAGCATATAGGCCTGGTGTATAGTGGCATGGGCCCAGACTACAG AGTGCTCGTGCACAGAGCTCGAAAACTAGCTCAGCAATACTATCTCGTTTACCAAGAACCCATTCCCACAGCGCAGCTGGTACAGAGAGTAGCTTCAGTGATGCAAGAATACACTCAGTCAGG tggtgtTCGTCCATTTGGAGTTTCCCTACTAATTTGTGGTTGGAATGAGGGGCGACCATATTTATTTCAGTCTGATCCATCT GGAGCTTACTTTGCCTGGAAAGCTACAGCAATGGGAAAGAACTATGTGAATGGGAAGACTTTCCTCGAGAAAAG ATATAATGAAGACCTGGAACTTGAAGATGCCATTCATACAGCCATATTAACCCTAAAG GAAAGCTTTGAAGGGCAAATGACAGAAGACAACATAGAGGTTGGAATCTGCAATGAAGCTGGATTCAGGAGGCTCACTCCGACTGAAGTTAAGGATTACTTGGCGGCCATAGCATAA
- the MRPL32 gene encoding 39S ribosomal protein L32, mitochondrial: MASAMLVLVVPPWPAARGLLRSCWELLQRKLQQSGPGFLSLPWGPALAVQGPAIFTEPANDTNGSKEIFSLSESIFWMAAPKNRRSIEVNRCRRRNPQKLIKVKNNIDVCPECGHLKLKHVLCGYCYEKVCKETAEIRRQIGKQEGGPFKVPSVESVVLYTGEALSEQDRGKRIIERDRKRPSWFTQN, translated from the exons ATGGCGTCGGCCATGCTGGTGCTTGTCGTCCCACCGTGGCCGGCAGCCCGAGGACTCCTCCGGAGCTGTTGGGAACTACTACAGCGGAAACTTCAGCAGAGCGGACCAGGTTTTCTCAGTCTTCCGTGGG GACCAGCATTAGCAGTCCAAGGTCCAGCTATATTTACAGAACCAGCAAATGATACCAATGGAAGTAAGGAGATTTTCAGCCTTTCCGAGAGTATCTTTTGGATGGCAGCTCCTAAGAACAGACGCAGCATTGAAGTTAACCGCTGTAGGAGAAGAAACCCTCAGAAGCTTATTAAAGTTAAG aacaatattGACGTTTGTCCTGAATGTGGTCACCTGAAACTGAAACACGTCCTTTGTGGCTATTGCTATGAGAAGGTGTGCAAGGAGACTGCAGAAATCAGAAGACAGATAGGGAAACAAGAAGGGGGCCCTTTTAAGGTTCCTTCCGTGGAGAGTGTGGTGCTGTACACAGGAGAGGCGCTGTCTGAACAAGATCGCGGTAAGAGAATCATTGAACGAGACAGGAAGCGACCATCCTGGTTCACCCAGAATTAA